In Balneolaceae bacterium, the genomic stretch TCCGGCTGAGATCGGCTACTTCCTGGTCTATCCCAACCTCTCCAAATACCGCGCCGCCAAATGCGTGAAGGCCTCCCGCGAGGTGAAATACTACTCCGGCAACGACTATCTTATCGAGATTTCGGGCGAGATGTGGGACATGCTGGACGAAAATACGCGCGAAATGGTGCTTTTCCACCAGCTGCTGCACGTGGAGCCGGTCTACAAGGCCAAGAACCAGGAGTGGAAAATGAAGATCCGCAAGCCGGACTTCAAGGACTTCTACGAGATCAACGACAAGTACGGCAACGAGTGGTACAAGACGGTGCAGGCCACGGTCTCCTCCCTGTACGACCTCGACCCGCGCCGCGAGAGCAAGGTGTCGCTCTGACTACTCCTCCTCTTCCTCGAAGAATTTCATCTCCAGGGATTCCATCCGGCGCTCCATACGGTCGAGCTTGTAGAGGATAAGGGCGTGGGTTCGGGCCGCATCGATACCCACCGGGCTGTCGTCGCTGCGGATCTGTTCCAGGATTTCCCGGAGTTCTTCGTCGGGTATGTCGAGGGAGTTCATGGTGCCGTCAGCCTTGTACGTTGAATCCTTCTTTTTCAAGAAATGTCGTGACCTTGTCGATCTGGTTGCCCTGGATCTCGATGGTTTTGGCGTAGCTGGTGCCGCCCGCCCCGCAGTGTTTCTTCAACTTCTTCTCCAGCTTCTCGATGACTTGGGGATTATGCTGGATGTTGGAGATGACGGTCACCTCTTTTCCGCGTCGTCCGCTTCGGTCCAGTTTTACAGTTACAGCCATGGGGGAGG encodes the following:
- a CDS encoding putative metallopeptidase, whose protein sequence is MKDNDFLKPGDTVSHSNKQLMESPEIEAIAKRVIDREDMDFGPAEIGYFLVYPNLSKYRAAKCVKASREVKYYSGNDYLIEISGEMWDMLDENTREMVLFHQLLHVEPVYKAKNQEWKMKIRKPDFKDFYEINDKYGNEWYKTVQATVSSLYDLDPRRESKVSL
- a CDS encoding translation initiation factor, with protein sequence MAVTVKLDRSGRRGKEVTVISNIQHNPQVIEKLEKKLKKHCGAGGTSYAKTIEIQGNQIDKVTTFLEKEGFNVQG